tttgtttattcagtcgcgttatatttaatgtgtgtgaaCAGCACCGCCTTGTGGCTGAAATCAGCACTACAGTTAAACTCCTCTTCACCACCACCATGactactcactctcactcattttctaccgcttatccgaactacctcgggtcacggggagcctgtgccctggacggagtgccaatccattgcagggcacacacacacactctcattcacacaccacggacaattttccagagatgccaatcaacctaccatgcatgtctttggaccgggggaggaaaccagagtacccagaggaaacccccgaggcacggggagaacatgcaaactccacacacacaaggcggaggcaggaatcgaacccccaaccctggagctgtgaggcgaacgtgctaaccactaagccaccgtgcccccaccatGACTactactgattattattattattattattattattattattattattattattattattattattattattattataccacaAGGTAAACTTCCTTACCgttaatgcaaaaataaaagctcTCTAAAAGTCTCAGTAAGATAAAAACTTAGGATAAACAAAGttaaagatgataaaaaaaatctacatatcacctttttattttctgaccTTCACCTGTCCACTTTGGATGAGACTCTCAGTATAAAGAAGCATCTGAtgttgtctgtgagtctgatctaaaataaatccggtttatttctatattaaatctctgtttttcaggattattttatattaaatctcagatttattttatattaaatctcaggtttattttatattaaatctcaggtttattttatattaaatctctgttgttctttcagtgtgttttagacgtgtgtttgtccctctgttgataatcttacactttcatatgagcttcatattcacaccactgtggagtgagacatgacattACTAATGATTAAAATATTCTTATTAGTCAGTGAAGTTAGTGCAGTTTGAACTAGTAcagatttatatgtttattatttattcagtctGGATCTAAGCTGAACGCctcgttttcttttcttttcgtttctttcccttttttttccttttcctgtccACACAGTCAGCAGGAAATGTGAGGTAATGCTGTTTCTTCCCGCAccctaaagggaaaaaaaaaatccctgagtAGCCTGAGTGTTGTTCTGTTTACACAGTAGGAACAAAATCCATGTAATCATTAGTTCAGAGATCTGgtgaagagaaggagaagaataaGTGAGCAGTATTGAGTGGAGACTGAagtcctgtgtgtttttgtgtcaaaGCCTCAGACACGCTTTGAAAATCTTTAACACACTTTGTGGACTTTGTAATGTTAGACCACTGGATTTCAGTCTGTAATGTGATTGTAGCTcgagcccacacacacacacacacatacacagactctttgcacgcaaccacacacacacacactctttgcatgcaaccacacacacacacacacacacacacacacactcacacgcaaacTCTTTGCAcgcaaccacatacacacacacccacactcacactcacactctttgCACGCAaccacatacataaacacacaggcacgcatCCACGTACTCCCCCACAAGGCCCCTCCTTTATCCCAGAGTCTCATATTTCCTGTTGTGCCTGTGAAAGCTTCAGTAAGAATGTTAAGCACTTGAGTTCTGAGCTTGTTCTTCTCACACGCCTGCTGATTTACATTCTTTACACTTTCTTCTAGACTGAGTCAGAAACCTTTGAAACACACTATGCTGAAAGTTCCTTGTCTTCTTGTGGCTTCTTTATGGCTGCAGCTTTTTCTCTGCAGCTTTTTAGGTCCGGTGGAAGGAGGGAAGGTCCTGGTGATGCCCGTGGACGGTAGCCACTGGTTGAGTATGAAGATCCTGGTGGAAGAATTGTCTCGCAGAGGACACGAAATGGTGGTCCTGGTTCCTGACACCAGTGTTTTGATCCAGGGCTCTGACACATACACGACTCGGAGCTTTAAGGTTCCGTACACCAAAGCTGAACTGGACGGCAGCATGAAAAAGCTGCAGGAGCGCATCATAAAAGCTCCGGAGTTCTCTGACCTGTTTGAGAACATCATCGGGCTTCTCAGCTTCACGAGCATGCAGGTGAAAGGATGTGAGTCACTGCTATATGACGAGGCTCTGATGCAGGAGCTGCGTGAAAAACGTTTCGATCTCATGCTCACTGATCCCTTCCTGCCGTGTGGCCCCATCATCGGCAAGGCCTTCTCTCTCCCTGCGGTTTATTTCCTGCGTGGACTCCCCTGCGGATTGGACCTGGATGCCGCTCAGTGTCCGTCTCCTCCGTCCTACGTCCCTCGCCTTTTCTCAGACAACACAGATGTCATGACGTTTCCTCAAAGGGTCAAGAATATGCTCATGACGGGACTCGAGGGAATCCTCTGCAAAGTGATTTATTCCAGCTTTGACGAACTCACCAGCAGATATCTGAAGAAGGATGTTTCATATAGAGATGTTCTCGCACACGCTGCCATCTGGCTTAATCGATTTGACTTTACCTTTGAGTACCCGAGACCTGGAATGCCCAATATGGTGAAAATTGGGGGCATCAACTGTGCCAAGAGGAAACCCCTTCCTGCGGTGAGCTATGAtcagtttcacttttttttgtcaccATTTGACTTTAAATGATGTTCTTCATAAAactgacatatatatatatattgacatATATAGCACTGCTTTTATTTTCCTGATCACCAGTTTGACCAAAGTTTAGCTGGTGTTTGGTCTGAATTCATCCTCTTAACCTGCTTCATCTACTTGAACAAGAAATCATACATTTTAGCaacattatttttgtaaaatataacaaaatataactAAGTGTTTTATTAAGAACAAAACATcacatactttttatccatttatcctTACAGTTGAGGTTTATAATgtcaagttttgtttttttctgttcaccTGTAGCACCATTGTACCTGTTTCTGTGATtatgctgttgctatggaaacgataaggtATCAGAGCGAGTGCGTTCATATAAACCAGcgctacagtcagagctgctgttagagagaattaatcaacacctgatgaccaatcagagtccagaactcaaaAGTGTCTGTtattaaagtcaagtcaagtcacttttattgtcacatcaccacagcacatgtgccttggagagtgaaattcttaggagcgaACTCCAGAAACTGCAGAGACAATTTAACATACAGATACAAATTgacaggtgaaaatgtgcaatttgctcatacatacagtcagtacagtatgtgtgtacaatatgtacaattaacaaacagataa
The genomic region above belongs to Tachysurus vachellii isolate PV-2020 chromosome 8, HZAU_Pvac_v1, whole genome shotgun sequence and contains:
- the LOC132850449 gene encoding UDP-glucuronosyltransferase-like → MLKVPCLLVASLWLQLFLCSFLGPVEGGKVLVMPVDGSHWLSMKILVEELSRRGHEMVVLVPDTSVLIQGSDTYTTRSFKVPYTKAELDGSMKKLQERIIKAPEFSDLFENIIGLLSFTSMQVKGCESLLYDEALMQELREKRFDLMLTDPFLPCGPIIGKAFSLPAVYFLRGLPCGLDLDAAQCPSPPSYVPRLFSDNTDVMTFPQRVKNMLMTGLEGILCKVIYSSFDELTSRYLKKDVSYRDVLAHAAIWLNRFDFTFEYPRPGMPNMVKIGGINCAKRKPLPADLEEFVDGSGDHGFIVFTLGTFVSEMPESKTQEFFKAFRQIPQRVLWRYTGVTPKDIPENVKLLKWLPQNDLLAHPKAKVFITHGGSHGIYEGICNAVPMVMIPLFGDQRDNVNRMVVRGVAESLNMYDLIAEKLLMAIRKVLNDKSYREKITKLSLIHKDRPIEPLDLAVFWSEFVMRHGGAKHLSPAAQHLNWVQYHSLDVFGFLLLVLTIVVFISVKTCMFCVRKCFRRTPKSKKE